A window of the Aspergillus flavus chromosome 6, complete sequence genome harbors these coding sequences:
- a CDS encoding quinolinate phosphoribosyl transferase (nicotinate-nucleotide pyrophosphorylase) yields MASTYGDFRHLLPSNYKRLITSWLEEDCPSFDYGGFVVGESDGEARLLGKAKGVVAGVPFVDEVFAQLGCTVEWHVQEGEPIEPIKHCATVRGPIRKILLGERVALNILARCSGIATKSASLVAALRAHGWSGTLAGTRKTTPGFRVVEKYGILIGGADPHRHDLSSMTMLKDNHVWACANNRVAKDGAGPASTESVAAAIPRAVQAAKVAGGFATKVEVECRSVEEANAAIEAGADVIMLDNFTPDGVREAAKQLKQGWADKKQSFLIEVSGGLNESNAASYACSDVDIISTSSIHQGVGIVDFSLKVSLR; encoded by the exons ATGGCTTCTACTTACGGGGACTTCCGTCACTTGCTACCTAGCAATTACAAACGCCTGATTACTTCCTGGCTCGAAGAGGACTGTCCCAGTTTTGACTATGGCGGTTTCGTCGTCGGGGAGTCAGATGGTGAGGCAAGGTTGTTGGGGAAAGCTAAG GGAGTCGTTGCAGGTGTCCCTTTCGTCGATGAAGTTTTCGCTCAGTTAGGATGCAC AGTGGAATGGCACGTCCAAGAAGGCGAGCCCATTGAACCTATCAAACATTGCGCCACAGTGCGCGGGCCTATCCGCAAGATCCTCCTCGGAGAACGTGTCGCCCTCAATATCCTCGCCCGGTGTTCCGGTATCGCAACAAAAAGCGCCTCGCTAGTAGCTGCTCTCCGTGCCCACGGATGGAGTGGAACGCTTGCTGGCACCCGTAAAACCACGCCTGGATTCCGCGTGGTCGAGAAGTATGGAATTCTTATTGGAGGCGCCGATCCACACCGCCATGACCTCAGTTCGATGACAATGCTGAAGGATAACCACGTCTGGGCTTGTGCGAATAACCGTGTGGCTAAGGATGGGGCGGGTCCTGCTTCGACCGAGTCCGTCGCGGCTGCTATACCTCGGGCGGTTCAAGCAGCTAAGGTAGCTGGCGGCTTTGCGACCAAGGTAGAGGTTGAATGCCGAAGTGTCGAAGAGGCGAATGCGGCTATTGAGGCCGGGGCGGATGTGATCATGTTGGACAATTTCACTCCGGACGGTGTTCGCGAAGCAGCTAAACAACTTAAGCAAGGTTGGGCTGACAAGAAGCAATCCTTCCTTATTGAAGTGAGCGGTGGGTTGAACGAGTCCAACGCTGCTTCGTACGCCTGCTCGGACGTCGACATTATTTCCACTAGCTCGATTCACCAGGGTGTCGGCATTGTGGACTTTTCTCTCAAGGTTTCGCTGCGGTGA
- a CDS encoding putative mutarotase (aldose 1-epimerase, putative), producing MADEPSVKFTSLGAIIQELNVGGQNIVLGFTKKELYEKYNTPWFGATIGRVANRIKDAKIQSLNNQEYELEKNNDPNALHGGSRGWGRRHFEGPTLLQRNGKDTLLYTYTSPHLDGGYPGTVEIKVFYTASKEDNRSVLSIEYEVELVGDECNETIVNVTNHSYFNLTGGETIEGTSAKLFTQHYLPLDKTGIPFGRIDVHPSKVTEPFTIGPNKEAFDDAFVMDRDVAVIPLDTRERPLQLLAEFHHPESRINLQVHSTEPAFQFYTGQGTNVGAVDGNPSRGPFSGFCIEPSRFVNAINEPDWRHMVVLKKGDKYGSKIVYKTWKDPQ from the exons ATGGCCGATGAACCATCAGTCAAATTCACATCCTTGGGCGCAATCATCCAAGAGCTCAACGTGGGTGGCCAGAACATCGTCCTGGGATTTACGAAGAAGGAACTCTATGAGAAATATAACACCCCTTGGTTTGGCGCGACCATCGGTCGTGTAGCCAACAGAATCAAGGATGCCAAAATACAAAGTCTCAACAACCAAGAATATGAACTTGAGAAGAACAATGACCCTAACGCGCTGCATGGGGGTAGCCGTGGATGGGGCAGGCGGCATTTTGAGGGCCCTACTTTACTGCAGCGAAACGGGAAAGACACCCTACTCTATACCTATACGAGTCCCCATCTTGATGGAGGATACCCTGGCACGGTAGAGATCAAAGTCTTCTACACGGCAAGCAAAGAGGACAATCGTTCAGTGCTTTCGATCGAGTATGAGGTCGAGTTGGTGGGTGATGAGTGTAACGAGACGATTGTCAACGTGACCAACCATAG TTATTTCAACCTCACCGGCGGTGAGACCATTGAGGGCACCTCGGCTAAGCTCTTTACTCAACACTATCTGCCGCTCGACAAAACCGGCATCCCGTTTGGAAGGATCGACGTACATCCTAGTAAAGTCACCGAGCCATTCACGATCGGGCCGAACAAAGAAGCTTTTGACGATGCCTTTGTTATGGATCGAGATGTCGCTGTGATCCCGTTGGATACGCGTGAGAGACCGCTCCAGCTGCTCGCAGAGTTCCATCACCCAGAGTCGCGTATCAACCTACAGGTACACAGTACTGAGCCTGCATTCCAGTTTTATACAGGTCAAGGAACCAATGTAGGTGCGGTTGACGGCAACCCGAGTCGAGGCCCGTTCTCCGGCTTCTGCATCGAGCCCAGCCGTTTTGTCAATGCGATCAACGAGCCGGATTGGCGACACATGGTTGTCTTGAAGAAGGGCGACAAGTACGGAAGCAAGATCGTTTACAAGACCTGGAAAGACCCGCAATGA
- a CDS encoding putative ras small monomeric GTPase codes for MADAPNKITITICGDGGCEDSYSVTRTVDGVPYFLAITDTAGQEEYRGLWAASNLKSDAFLLVYDITNASSLSALDYFMEMIDIEAEQRGLEVGMPPPVKIIAGNKCDLKEGRAVGAKEGLEYARKHGCGFMETSAREMVNIEETFARILHPFSKYSWVGSNLLIVLVRRVVEARQQHYQKDRQAAHVPQTAGSLPAKRSAATDQNKGAALKSFNEGSHSRPFCCGIFSGMERRSQGQQQTDGNKGSVSSKSTAPRLWRRLSCW; via the exons ATGGCGGACGCGCCAAACAAAATCACCATCACTATATGTGGAGATGGCGGATGTG AAGATTCATATTCGGTTACACGGACGGTGGATGGCGTTCCCTACTTTTTAGCTATCACCGATACTGCTGGTCAGGAAGAATATCGCGGACTGTGGGCAGCATCCAACCTAAAATCAGACgctttccttctcgtctACGACATTACCAATGCTTCTAGTTTAAGCGCGTTGGATTATTTCATGGAAATGATCGATATCGAGGCTGAACAACGG GGCTTAGAAGTGGGCATGCCTCCCCCCGTCAAGATTATCGCAGGAAACAAGTGCGACCTTAAAGAAGGACGGGCTGTCGGTGCCAAAGAAGGGCTGGAATATGCTCGGAAACATGGTTGTGGTTTCATGGAAACAAGTGCAAGAGAGATGGTCAACATCGAGGAAACATTTGCCCGTATACTTCACCCCTTTTCCAAATATTCCTGGGTAGGGTCTAACCTTCTTATAGTTTTAGTGCGTCGTGTGGTGGAGGCCCGTCAGCAGCATTACCAGAAAGACAGACAAGCCGCCCATGTACCACAAACTGCAGGGTCTTTGCCTGCAAAACGTTCCGCCGCTACCGATCAAAATAAAGGCGCTGCATTGAAGTCATTTAACGAAGGATCACATTCTCGGCCCTTCTGCTGTGGAATATTCAGTGGAATGGAACGACGAAGTCAAGGCCAGCAACAAACAGATGGGAACAAGGGCTCCGTATCGTCAAAATCAACTGCACCGCGCTTGTGGAGGCGTTTGAGTTGCTGGTAG
- the lreA gene encoding GATA transcription factor LreA: MEGFSDGYYDAQYTVPASDHRVEYPLSSSDHYAQAMMPFATPDQMHAAGFAYQSQIPDLVANSASFVFPSHTAGLSLNLPEHPMPAENLGDRTSNAMLLYDPLSALGGSTPTAINTGDPFAYNAFQSPFPAMSLENFQGQQSLSFHNTCLPSQPMNLNPSVAYSTMQTHGPILNTYQAPPRHAELTTSAKPTGTLDKQPSTNFPQPAGQTSQRRRNRGFQSSGPTPTHRFIQPKRPSPTKAPLPPHPKSAAGETSQYASIYSSSGFDIMGVLAEVVSRPNPKINIGAVDLSCAFVLCDITQNDHPIIYVSEAFERLTGYTEQEIVGQNCRFLQGPEGVVQKGMKRTFVDDETTSRLRSTIEDRTEIQASLINYRKGGQPFMNLITMIPIRWSSQEYRFYVGFQVDLVETPDAVTRRNPNGTYTINYQRSRLPNYVVPPPDLYRSHPDLTTWFTTDQVSTILKSLNNSTLTYRNYLDRVLVENTDDIIHALSLEGEFLYLSPSCRKVLEYEPIELVGKTLSTVCHPSDIGPVIRDLRACTTTDPVSVVFRIRKKYSGYIWFESHGSWRMGERGRQFMVLVGRPRFVYCLDHIASIGHGSLAETDVWAKLSKSGIVLFMTSKARPVLGRMPDELIGKSLQDLMDSRAEAQKALGVARTGQRVTFSHKIRHKKGHMLPAQTTLHPGDTKEGVRPSFLVAHISFPKPPQGGNDELNSAPPPNRNLAVSKIHRQAVSGVSGVAGQNMLASVKQANPQIQKLPFFTELVPTRGSSWQVELRELEKQNRTLSDELQKLLTRRKKRKRKQSTASVEKSCAICQTKKTPEWRRGPSGERDLCNSCGLRWAKQVRNAAQVAGRPNAY, translated from the exons ATGGAAGGGTTCAGTGACGGCTACTATGATGCGCAGTATACGGTACCTGCATCCGACCATCGAGTTGAGTATCCTCTATCATCTAGTGATCACTATGCTCAGGCGATGATGCCCTTCGCAACGCCGGATCAGATGCACGCAGCTGGTTTTGCCTATCAATCACAGATACCAGATCTGGTTGCCAATAGTGCCTCATTCGTCTTCCCGTCACATACGGCTGGGCTGTCCCTGAATCTACCGGAGCATCCCATGCCCGCTGAGAACCTTGGAGACCGAACGTCTAATGCTATGCTCCTATACGATCCACTTTCTGCTCTTGGAGGCTCAACACCCACAGCTATAAATACAGGCGATCCGTTTGCTTACAATGCCTTCCAATCTCCGTTCCCAGCCATGTCGCTAGAAAACTTCCAGGGACAGCAGTCTCTATCTTTCCACAACACTTGCTTACCGTCGCAGCCCATGAATCTAAATCCCTCGGTGGCTTATTCTACTATGCAAACGCACGGACCCATTTTGAATACATATCAGGCACCACCCAGACACGCGGAACTGACCACTTCTGCAAAGCCAACGGGAACGCTCGACAAACAACCCTCTACTAATTTCCCCCAACCCGCAGGTCAGACATCACAACGTAGGCGAAATCGTGGGTTTCAGTCGTCGGGTCCCACGCCCACTCATCGCTTCATTCAACCTAAAAGGCCATCCCCAACAAAAG CTCCTCTGCCACCTCATCCCAAGTCGGCGGCTGGTGAGACTTCCCAATATGCCAGCATCTATTCAAGTAGCGGCTTCGATATAATGGGCGTCTTG GCCGAAGTAGTGTCAAGACCGAATCCTAAAATCAATATCGGCGCAGTTGATTTGTCGTGCGCGTTTGTCCTTTGCGATATAACTCAAAATGATCATCCAATCATTTATGTCTCCGAAGCATTTGAACGACTTACCGGCTATACGGAGCAGGAGATCGTGGGCCAAAACTGCCGGTTTCTTCAAGGGCCAGAAGGCGTTGTCCAAAAAGGCATGAAACGAACTTTTGTCGATGACGAAACCACCTCGCGCCTGCGGTCCACAATCGAGGACCGAACAGAGATTCAAGCCAGTCTCATCAACTACCGGAAGGGTGGACAGCCGTTTATGAATCTGATAACAATGATTCCCATTCGCTGGAGCTCTCAGGAATATCGCTTTTATGTGGGGTTCCAGGTTGACCTGGTTGAGACACCCGATGCCGTCACGAGGAGAAATCCGA ACGGTACTTATACGATCAATTACCAACGGAGCCGGCTGCCAAATTATGTCGTACCGCCTCCTGACTTATATCGATCGCACCCCGATTTAACCACTTGGTTCACGACCGACCAGGTGTCAACCATCCTGAAGAGTCTCAATAATTCAACGTTGACCTATAGAAACTACCTGGATCGCGTACTAGTTGAGAACACAGACGACATAATACATGCTTTGTCGCTCGAAGGCGAATTTCTCTATCTGTCCCCGTCTTGCCGAAAAGTACTGGAGTACGAGCCGATTGAACTTGTGGGCAAGACGCTGTCGACGGTCTGCCATCCTAGTGATATTGGACCAGTCATCCGCGACCTACGGGCCTGCACCACCACTGACCCGGTTAGTGTCGTGTTTAGGATACGAAAGAAATACAGCGGATATATTTGGTTTGAGAGTCATGGTTCATGGCGTATGGGAGAGCGAGGGCGGCAGTTCATGGTCCTTGTCGGACGGCCTCGCTTCGTATACTGTCTCGACCATATTGCGAGCATAGGACACGGTAGTTTGGCGGAAACTGACGTGTGGGCCAAGTTGTCAAAGTCCGGAATCGTTCTGTTCATGACCTCTAAGGCGCGCCCAGTACTGGGTCGTATGCCTGATGAGTTGATTGGCAAGAGTTTGCAAGATCTGATGGATTCGCGGGCGGAGGCACAGAAGGCTCTGGGAGTGGCTCGTACGGGCCAACGGGTCACTTTCAGCCATAAAATCCGTCATAAAAAGGGCCATATGCTGCCGGCGCAGACCACTCTACACCCAGGTGATACCAAGGAAGGCGTTAGGCCCTCGTTCCTTGTAGCCCATATTAGTTTCCCAAAACCCCCGCAGGGAGGCAATGATGAGTTGAATTCAGCGCCCCCGCCCAACAGAAACTTGGCTGTTTCTAAGATTCATCGGCAAGCAGTTTCAGGTGTTTCTGGTGTAGCGGGACAAAACATGTTGGCGTCCGTCAAACAAGCGAACCCCCAGATCCAAAAGCTCCCATTTTTCACAGAGCTGGTGCCAACAAGAGGTTCAAGCTGGCAGGTTGAGCTTCGAGAATTGGAAAAGCAAAACCGAACGCTGTCCGATGAGCTGCAGAAATTGCTTACCCGCAGAAAGAAGCGGAAGCGCAAGCAGAGCACGGCATCAGTAGAGAAAAGTTGTGCCATATGccagaccaagaaaacacCTGAATGGCGCCGGGGGCCTAGTGGGGAGCGCGACCTTTGCAACAGCTGCGGATTACGCTGGGCTAAGCAGGTCCGTAACGCAGCGCAGGTGGCGGGGAGACCCAACGCTTATTGA